The DNA window GTATCCGCCTTCACCGTCGAGCGTATCCCCGGCCTTCAAATTATTTTTTGCTGTGGCCACGGCGTCGCCGCGGAAACCGTTGGGTGCGCCGGTGGCTTCACCGCGCAGCGCGGCACTGGCGACCGATATGCCAAGCTCCAAGCCGATCAAATGAAACGGCTTGAACATTGCCGCGTAGCGTCCACTCGGGTCAGTCGGGATGCCGTATTCCTGAAAACTTGTCACCGCGTAATCGCTCGGCGCTTCGAACACGACATATACCCCCCAGCGCAGGTCGCCGATAACATCACCGCCGCCAGGCTCGAGACTGGAGATGACCTCCACCTGTCCCTTGTGGTGGAGGAGTCCGCCATCCGCAGTCGGGCGAAGCTGTTTGGCCAATTCGGAAACCCCACATGCCGGAAAGCTCAATCCTCCAGGCGCCGGGGTCAAGCCCGTGGCGTTGGCGACGGCGGTCATTTCAATCGCCGATTTGGTACCGTCGAGAAAGGAATTAAACATCTGCGCGTTAAGCCCATGCGCCGCTGCATGATCGGCATCAATGCCGTAATGCGACCAGACATCGTCGGGCGTAACATGATGATAGCCCGGTAAATATTTCGTGCCCTTCCCTGCCGCCACCACTTCGAAGCCGCTGGCCCGTGCCCAGTCCACCTGCTCGGCGATGAGCGCTGGTTGATCGCCGTAAGCCAGGCTGTAAACCAGCCCGGCCGCCTCGGCCCGGCGCGCCAATAGCGGACCAGCCAGGGCGTCGGCCTCGACATTAACCATCACGATATGACGACCGTGCTCGAGACAAGCCAGAGCGTGGGCGATGCCGGCCGGTGGATTGCCGGTGGCGTCGACCACGAGTTCC is part of the Pseudomonadota bacterium genome and encodes:
- a CDS encoding Gfo/Idh/MocA family oxidoreductase, which encodes MNLYRLLAQRAEEGRPIRIGIIGAGKFATMFLAQARHTPGMHVMAIADLDAERGRTALAAAGWPANAAEAPSFAAARKTGATHITDDVDALIAADGMELVVDATGNPPAGIAHALACLEHGRHIVMVNVEADALAGPLLARRAEAAGLVYSLAYGDQPALIAEQVDWARASGFEVVAAGKGTKYLPGYHHVTPDDVWSHYGIDADHAAAHGLNAQMFNSFLDGTKSAIEMTAVANATGLTPAPGGLSFPACGVSELAKQLRPTADGGLLHHKGQVEVISSLEPGGGDVIGDLRWGVYVVFEAPSDYAVTSFQEYGIPTDPSGRYAAMFKPFHLIGLELGISVASAALRGEATGAPNGFRGDAVATAKNNLKAGDTLDGEGGYTVYGTLMPAAASLAADGLPIGLAHGVRLRHAVARDEKIRWSDVDIDLTSQAVTIRREMEATFAPSEAKAN